TGGCGGATCGGGAGCGTTCGGGCCGCTGAAGCTCTCCCGGTACACAAGGACGGTACCCCCAATGCGAATCACGGCGCGGTCGAACAGCGTGCAGACGTCACCAGGGTCAAGTCGACTCCCGTCCACGAAGGTCCCGTTCCTCGACCCGAGGTCCTCGACGCTCACCGACGGCCCCTGCGTATTGAACCGAACGTGATCATTCGACACCTTCGAATCGCCAAAGCCAGCCGCATCCAACCAAGCACGACCCGCCGCTTGGGAGTTTCGCGGCAGGTCCAGGGCAGCGGCCGCCGGGAACACCATGACGAGCGCGCGGCGCCCGGCGCCGCCACGCCTCTCGCTTCTGGGGTCGTCGACCTCGGTCGTCTGGTGCATCAGCGCTGAGCGTATCCGGTCAGGGCGCGAGTGCGATCAGGTCCGGGTTGGCCGCTAGTGATCGAACTCGCGGACGTCGCTGTCGTTGCACTCTGTAACTACCGAAAATTCCCCAGCTTTCGTAGGTGCTGCACTTAGGCACGGCAGTTGCTCCGTAGCGGGTCGGAGGACAACCATGAACACGCAATCCGAAAGACCAACTGCTTCCCATTTCGCCGTGGGGCCGGTGGAGCCACCTCGCTCGCAGCCGCTTTGCTCGGCAACGCCGAGGCAGCGTGTGCTGTCTGGCTGCTGCATGCAGTGCTGGGCGGAAGGGGAGCGCAGACCTGCCATCCCAGGAGATGGCGTGTGTCTGGAGTGCGCGTCCTGACGCCCGCCAGGCGAAGCCGAAGCCCAGCGAATGACACAAGGAACAAGGTACGAGGAAATCCAATGACAAACTTCGCATTCAGAATCGACACCGCAGAGCACTACGCCGTCGAGCAAGGAATCAACGGTGCGCCGCACTACAATATTCGCGTCGCGAACGCCGTCCGTCGAACGATCGAGGTGATCCACGGATTGCAGGACCTGCACTTGCGTGCGGGCCTCGACGACATTGAAGTGTATCTGGGCCGTTCCTCGCATTCGTCGGACCACGTCCTCAGCCGATGGCGGTCTCACCGGGAACACCGCGGGCACAAGTTCGCGACGGTGCTCTTCACGTGCGACGCTGAGCGTGCAGAGCGTCTGGAAGGCGTGGCCGTCAAGATCCTCAAGCGGCTGAAGAACTACGGGACTCTTTGCGTGAGCAACGCCAACGTGATGGGCGGCGGCGGCGGAGGCTTGCCCGCGACGCGCGTTGCGGTGGTCTACATGACCTGGCGCACGGGCGCCGACCCTACCGAGTACCAAAAGCCGGGGGTAGACGTAATCCGGCACGTCGCCTCCGAGGTGAGCGCCGCGGTCCAGCACGTCATTGCGCCGCGGCAGCTCGAAACCGGCCTTATGGCGCTGAAACGCCTCCAAATCCGCGCGCCGATGGAGTGGTTTCCAGACTGAGCCGCGGACGCGTCGGACCAACTTGAACCGAAAAGATCAATTGAGGCTTCACATGGCACACAAAAAGGCGACTGCTTCAGATCGACTCGAGCTTCACGCTCACGTGAGCTCGTCCCTTCAGTCAGCGAGCTACGCGCGAGCCGTTGCCCCGCTTGCAAGGCTGATCCTTTCGTTACCGCACGAGCATCCAGCCCTCGGCACGCTCTGGATCACGATGGCGTTCGTCCAGTGGGAGCTCGGCCACTGGTCGCGCGCCGAAGCAGCGGCGCGCCGCGCGGTAGCGCTCTCGCCCAAAAGCGCGATCGCGCGCGCTCTGCTCCTTCGATGCCAAACGGACCGAACTCCCGAAGGTGCGCCATGTCGCTGACCACCGCTATCCGAGATCCAAAATGCAAAGCGGTGCTCGATCCGCTCCTGCCGGAATATACGCGCAATCTGAAGCTCTCCCAACTCGTCGCTCCGACGCTGCCGGGTGCGGCGCACGCGGCCCTCGTGGGCACCGCATTCGACTACGCGTTTCGCTTCGAGATCGAACGCGTGACGCGCACACCCACGAAGCGCCGATGGGTTGCCGAAACGGCGGTCGCGTTGTACGAGAGCATCTTCGGGCGTGACGCCCGCGAACGCGCCGCACGCCGAGCGCTCGCCGCAGCCCGGGGATACGTCGAGAGCTACGTGAAGCAACGCTCAGTTCGGGACCGCCATCGCTCCGAACTGGCGCATCACTGCTCGGTCCTCGCCGGCATCGACCCGTTCTTCCGCGCGGGCCCAGCGGCGCTCCCTTTTCGTCTGAAGCCGAGCCGACAAGCCGTCGCGGACGTGGCCGCGTTGCTCGCCTGCGCACCAGTCTACACACTGTTGCGGGAGGGGCGCGCGACGCTGAACCCGGTGTTTGGCACCGCATCCGCCGCCATCGGCGGAGCTGATGCGGATGCCATCTTCGGCGACTTGCTCGTCGAGATCAAGACCACCCGTGATTCGATAGTCGAACGCTGGATGGTCCGCCAACTCGTCGGTTACGCACTGCTCGCGCATGCCGAACGAAAGAGAGACCCGGGCATCCCGCGCGTGACGCGGGTTGGAATATACTTCGCACGCTTCGCGTACTTGCTCGTGCTGCCCCCGATTACCGCGACCGAGCAAGAGCTAAACGATGCCTCAGCTGGCTTGCTTGCCTCCGTCGCCCCCGGTGCCGAGCCTATCGGGACTGCTCCCGAGATCCGGCGAGAACAGCTTCGGGTGATGTTCCGCCGGTTGGCAATCGCGAAGGCGGCAAATCGATGACCGATGAAGGACGAGATGCAGCGGAGCCGGTGCTGGCGGTCGTGCATCGCACCGGCGCGCTTTTCATCGACTTCGAAAACGTATTTTTCGCGCTGCTGAACGGTGACTACCAGCTCAAGCGTGAGGCGGCCCTCTCTGCCTCGATGGACGGTGTCGCGGAGCTCCGCAAGCGGCTCCGCGACCAGGGAATCGGGCTCGTCGTCGAGCGCAGCTACGCCGACTGGGAGCAGCTCCCGACAACGGCGCAGCGGCAGCTCCAGATCGCTGGTGTTCTGCCCAGATTCACGGACTCGCGGCGAGACAAGAGCACCGCCGACATCGAGCTCTCGCTCGACATTCTCCAGGTGGTCCTCACTCGACCCGAGCTCGAACATGTCACGCTCGTCGGCGGCGATCGCGACTACTTGCCAATCCTGCGCAGACTGAAGGAGTCCGACCGCCGCATCACGGTCTGTTCGCTACGTCCTTGCCTTTCGGGAGACGTGCGCGAGTTCGTGAGCAATTCGCCCAAGGCGAGCATCATCGAGCTCGATGATGTCCTCGACCTGAAGGGGCGCGCAGCTCCGCCAAACCTGGAACTGTCGAAGTCTGAGTCTCCGTCACAACCTCGGCATCGGATCCCGTCGCCTGCCCGGCAGATCGAACCGAACGAGTGGCACGAACGCTACGTCGCTTCGATGCTGCGCTTCATGCACGAACGGAAGTTTCGCGAGGTCCACCTCGGTCCGTTCATCCGCTGGCTACAAGCCGAGAAGGTCTTCGAACTCGTGTCGGGGAACGAGCTTCGCAAAATATTCGACGAGCTTCAAGCCATGGGCGCGGTTCACGTCGAGGAGCGCGACACGGGGCAGGGCTACGCGTTCAGCGTCGCGAGTGTGAACTGGAACGATCTGCTGGTGCAGAGGATGAATGAAGCCGACTGACCGCCGGGCGCCGTACGCCTGGCACGAAAGGAGAGGAAAATGGGCAAAGGTAAGAGTGGCGGAAGCAAACCAAGCTCTGGCGGGAAGGGCCGCGGAGCAACAGGCTCGAAGGCCGGCGGCTTCGGAGAAAAGAGCGGGCGAAGTCAGGGCGGAAACTGGCCGAGCACCACAGGAAAGCCCTCCGGGGGCGGGCGCGGAAACGCGCCGCCATCGAAGTAGGCGGGATGGGAAGGGCGCACGGCGCCGCGCGCTGGGCGCCCTCCTCGCTCTCGCCCATTCGACGTTCATTCGCAATGCCGGCGGCTTCCCCCCGCCGGATCCCGAAAGCGAATGCCGCGTCATCGCCGCGGCCGTCGCCGCCGTCCTGGGCAGCATCGAGGCGGGGGAGGGGGTGGTCGTCTACTGCC
This portion of the Polyangiaceae bacterium genome encodes:
- a CDS encoding NYN domain-containing protein → MTDEGRDAAEPVLAVVHRTGALFIDFENVFFALLNGDYQLKREAALSASMDGVAELRKRLRDQGIGLVVERSYADWEQLPTTAQRQLQIAGVLPRFTDSRRDKSTADIELSLDILQVVLTRPELEHVTLVGGDRDYLPILRRLKESDRRITVCSLRPCLSGDVREFVSNSPKASIIELDDVLDLKGRAAPPNLELSKSESPSQPRHRIPSPARQIEPNEWHERYVASMLRFMHERKFREVHLGPFIRWLQAEKVFELVSGNELRKIFDELQAMGAVHVEERDTGQGYAFSVASVNWNDLLVQRMNEAD